One genomic segment of Plasmodium cynomolgi strain B DNA, chromosome 14, whole genome shotgun sequence includes these proteins:
- a CDS encoding heat shock protein (putative), protein MVKNNIAKSDAHNRRDGLTMDQGGMFDNFFECMNEQMNRIDRYHEDMSRMMNSLRTHYFNDELSKYFPSRRSLLDYDLGNARRNDMFFAQPKMFLMEEFKKIPPMDVIDKDKEIEIKIDVPGLNKDNVQINLYNRNLEVSGGFKKTEETRDDKQRYYLKERSQTSFYRSFLLPENVCEDNIKATFKDGILKIDIPKKAVLPEKKKKIEIH, encoded by the coding sequence atggtgaagaacAACATAGCAAAGTCCGATGCACACAATAGAAGGGATGGGCTGACGATGGACCAAGGCGGAATGttcgataattttttcgaatGCATGAATGAGCAAATGAACAGAATTGACAGATACCACGAGGACATGAGCAGAATGATGAACTCACTGAGAACTCATTATTTTAATGATGAGCTTTCCAAATATTTCCCCAGCAGGAGATCCCTCTTAGACTATGATTTAGGAAATGCCAGAAGGAACGATATGTTTTTTGCCCAGcccaaaatgtttttaatggaagaattcaaaaaaattccaccaATGGACGTCATTGATAAGGACAAAGAAATTGAGATAAAAATAGACGTTCCTGGGTTGAACAAAGATAACGTACagattaatttatataacaGAAATTTGGAAGTTAGTGGGGGCTtcaaaaaaacagaagagaCGAGGGATGATAAACAGAGGTATTATCTCAAGGAGAGATCACAGACGTCTTTTTATAGGTCCTTTCTGCTCCCCGAAAATGTGTGCGAGGACAATATTAAGGCCACCTTTAAGGATgggattttaaaaattgacattCCGAAGAAGGCTGTGCTTcccgagaaaaaaaagaaaatcgaaaTTCATTGA
- a CDS encoding Mg2 transporter protein (putative) — protein sequence MSYESFALKDNGTCLKRNYDCEELAFNDDDEIVDITSFEKNTYEYNLKDKIINRYKKEKDELETFSRRDNSINNSTFINRESKLKRHVIIEIFGGKCFIREYICTEFLKRVKQCCHINYVKQKSGLINYRDCKQLLAENNNIASIEARLNAILVSLPPLTCIILHSSVFLVIKEDLIRDDLIKKLCNVSKRYTNLYKANTKIMEKRPFEFSALECVFSSAIEHLNAELKLLSKDFADIKFTLTIIRMY from the exons ATGTCTTATGAATCCTTTGCGCTGAAGGACAACGGGACATGCCTAAAGCGCAACTACGACTGCGAAGAGCTAGCTTTTAATGACGATGATGAGATTGTGGACATCACAAGTTTCGAGAAAAACACGTATGAATACAACTTGAAGGACAAGATAATTAACCGTTataagaaggagaaggatgAGCTGGAAACCTTTTCGAGGAGGGACAACTCGATAAATAACTCCACATTTATAAATAGGGAAAG caaattaaaaagacaCGTCATAATAGAAATTTTTGGTGGAAAGTGCTTCATAAGggaatatatatgcacggAGTTTTTGAAAAGAGTGAAACAATGCTGCcacataaattatgtaaaacaGAAAAGTGGCTTAATAAACTATCGAGACTGCAAGCAACTGCTCGcagaaaataacaatataGCCAGCATAGAAGCCCGGTTAAATGCTATACTCGTATCCCTGCCCCCGTTAACATGCATCATTTTACACTCTAGTGTGTTCCTAGTCATAAAAGAAGATTTAATTCGAGATGATCTAATTAAGAAACTATGTAATGTTTCCAAAAGATATACCAATTTGTACAAAGCAAACACCAAAATTATGGAGAAAAGACCTTTTGAATTTAGTGCCCTGGAATGTGTTTTTTCAAGTGCCATTGAACATTTAAATGCAGAATTGAAACTCTTAAGTAAAGACTTTGCTGACATTAAATTTACTTTAACAATTATCAGGATGTACTGA
- a CDS encoding DNA ligase 1 precursor (putative) — MKLLVLLLIARMLMCKVNSCMRREYAYIIPFMQKNNFYRRKTNFSVKVFTNFRNKRLTNLAFLIFFLCRKCLSFPKKTMDGQKEETDVKEESKMKEEEKETTKRKIASDGNTKTKKAKGKSENDIKKGSLFNCTVREDDKVSDLTSPKFNPVHFDVSNLYLSQKDKEKHKFKDSLLFTFLTNTFNQIEELKGSGTGSKKNVAIILSNVFRVLIYYSPNDLIPAVYITLNKVAPDYLNVEAGVGEALILKTMSEAYSRTESSIKKDLQQIEDLGIIAESCSCKMRTIFPLPRLTIQSVFNELKSIPNLSGSNSQQKKREVIKKLLVSAKTSEAKYIVRFLQQRLRIGVNSATVLQALSYAFILTRPSIPEEIVQKGKLMNEQLLNAKGSGTGEDGTVSDSTTEDDKNKVKGEKGEVVKVEKQNGESPSNIKKENEKENQSVHDQFDFDELVQSIKIRNEKISKPNLFYDIGKEGDTRLLPIFKELKKSYCEMNNDSDIFECMEKSVKSALCELPNIEIIIQNLLNGDDMNTLSKKCTVKAGLPVQPMLAKPTKGIQEVLDRFNNVTFTCEYKYDGERAQIHYIDKDNIKIFSRNLETMTEKYPDVIQIVRDQIISGATECIIDSEVVAYDIENKKILPFQVLTTRKRKDVDIENIKVKICLFPFDLICCNGVPVIKEPLEIRRKLLYSLLKCKDGVLCYATHSEMNNIEDIDIFLQDAIENNCEGLMVKTLLDNASYEPSRRSLNWLKVKKDYIEGLSDSVDLVPIAGYYGKGKRSGVYGAFVLATYNSETENFQTVCKAGTGFSDEILGSLYETLSDKIIPNKKSYYEVSDKLNPDVWFDAHYVWEVKAADLSLSPVHTAAIGVYSDDKGIGLRFPRFLRLREDKNAEQATTSQQIVDFYEAQFTNNKNKNDFNEESESE; from the exons ATGAAATTGCTCGTGCTACTCCTCATAGCGAGAATGCTTATGTGCAAAGTTAACAGTTGCATGAGAAGAGAATACGCTTATATAATACCCTTTATGCAAAAGAATAACTTCTACAGGcgcaaaacaaattttagcGTGAAAGTTTTCACCAACTTTAGAAACA AAAGATTAACCAATTTGgcttttttgattttcttcctttgcagGAAATGCCTGTCCTTCCCGAAGAAAACAATGGATGGgcagaaggaagaaacggACGTTAAGGAGGAatccaaaatgaaggaagaagagaaagaaacAACCAAGAGAAAAATAGCAAGTGATGGAAacacaaaaacgaaaaaggccAAAGGGAAGAGtgaaaatgatataaaaaaagggtcccTATTTAACTGCACCGTTAGGGAAGATGACAAAGTGAGCGATCTGACATCACCCAAATTTAACCCCGTACATTTTGATGTAAGTAATTTATACCTTTCGCAAAaggataaagaaaaacacaagTTTAAAGATTCTTTATTGTTCACTTTTCTGACAAATACATTTAACCAAATAGAAGAACTAAAGGGAAGTGGAACTGGTAGCaagaaaaatgtagcaaTTATCCTGTCCAATGTTTTCAGAGTTTTAATATACTACAGTCCCAACGATTTAATTCCAGCTGTGTACATAACGCTAAACAAAGTAGCACCtgattatttaaatgttGAAGCAGGTGTAGGAGAAGCTCTGATTTTGAAAACAATGTCTGAGGCTTATAGTAGAACTGAATcaagcataaaaaaggatttacAACAAATTGAGGATCTTGGCATAATAGCAGAAAGTTGTTCTTGCAAGATGAGGaccatttttcctttacctCGTTTGACTATCCAGTCAGTATTTAATGAACTGAAGAGCATACCCAATTTGAGTGGTTCTAACTCGCAGCAGAAAAAGAGAGAGGTAATTAAGAAGCTGTTGGTGAGTGCGAAAACTAGTGAAGCGAAATATattgttcgttttttacaACAGCGATTGAGAATCGGAGTGAACAGCGCTACTGTGTTGCAGGCCCTGTcgtatgcatttattttaacacGTCCGTCCATTCCGGAAGAAATtgtacaaaaggggaaattgaTGAACGAGCAACTGCTAAACGCGAAGGGAAGTGGTACTGGGGAGGATGGCACTGTTAGCGACAGCACAACGGAGGATGACAAGAATAAggtgaagggggaaaagggggaggtggtcaaagtggagaagcaaaatggggagagtcCTTCTAACataaagaaggaaaacgaaaaggaaaatcagAGCGTGCACGACCAGTTCGACTTCGACGAGCTAGTCCAGTCCATTAAAAtaagaaacgaaaaaataagcaagcCGAATTTGTTTTACGACATAGGGAAGGAAGGAGACACTCGTTTGTTACCCATATTtaaggagttaaaaaaaagctactGCGAAATGAATAACGATTCGGACATTTTTGAGTGCATGGAAAAATCAGTGAAGAGCGCCCTCTGTGAGTTACCAAATATCGAAATTATCATTCAGAATTTGTTAAATGGAGATGACATGAACAcgttaagtaaaaaatgcacagTCAAAGCGGGGCTACCCGTGCAACCTATGCTAGCCAAGCCAACGAAAGGAATACAAGAAGTACTTGACCGGTTCAACAATGTGACATTCACGTGTGAATATAAATATGACGGAGAAAGGGCTCAAATACATTACATAGATAAggacaatataaaaatttttagccGAAATTTAGAAACCATGACAGAGAAATATCCAGACGTTATTCAAATAGTGCGGGATCAAATTATCAGCGGTGCTACAGAGTGCATTATTGACAGCGAAGTTGTGGCTTATGACATAGAGAATAAAAAGATATTACCATTTCAGGTACTGACCAcgagaaagagaaaagaTGTGgacattgaaaatataaaggTGAAAATATGTCTGTTCCCATTTGACCTCATTTGTTGTAATGGTGTACCCGTTATTAAAGAACCACTAGAAATTAGGAGGAAGCTTTTGTATTCATTATTGAAATGTAAGGATGGAGTGCTGTGTTATGCAACTCACTCAGAAATGAACAATATAGAAGacattgatatatttttacaagatGCTATTGAGAATAATTGTGAAGGGCTAATGGTGAAAACGCTTCTGGATAATGCGTCTTACGAACCATCAAGAAGATCATTAAATTGGTtgaaggtaaaaaaggattatatAGAAGGACTATCTGACTCGGTAGATTTAGTACCCATAGCGGGTTAttatggaaaaggaaaaagaagtggAGTGTATGGTGCATTCGTTTTAGCTACGTACAACTCAGAAACTGAAAATTTCCAAACTGTATGTAAAGCAGGCACCGGTTTTAGTGATGAAATTCTTGGCTCATTATACGAAACTTTGAGTGATAAAATTATACCAAACAAAAAATCGTATTACGAAGTTTCGGATAAGTTAAATCCCGATGTGTGGTTTGATGCGCACTACGTATGGGAGGTAAAAGCGGCCGACTTGTCTCTCTCACCTGTGCATACCGCAGCCATCGGGGTTTATTCGGATGACAAGGGTATTGGCTTGCGTTTTCCGAGGTTTCTGAGGCTCAGGGAGGATAAGAATGCGGAACAGGCCACCACATCGCAACAGATTGTTGACTTCTACGAGGCACAGTTCAcgaacaacaaaaataaaaacgactTTAATGAGGAAAGTGAAAGTGAATGA
- a CDS encoding hypothetical protein (putative) gives MEEANEEGVDEDMAATQTSGKSPLMVRSSSNHDNDCSDAMVKCYKKKLFLHSDVLRDILFGAGNEDFNSLSICPELDYFKAEINGRMLNSSVNNNSMHFNDYKIEDLNIENVMQESLAFDNMNLNDSVGNNLNYSQSILSFHQGSNTMTGLPLPELMKSENKDFSLMNSLGGNFPMSTQNTLFFKNQGGSPTRKGLISTIPDEDTLWNRNVMTFENRLNAIDVNNKFNYHYYVPSKLMAHGNFRNLMDIAKGTHKNKHMVLHSVVQKKVKASFDVSLIDFENLYKEINDVELSTYDLWKKEKKKYVSNALFSIDQTSYIFETKDNCINCVNTVTDRIMKFSKAPMIAPSDYSGDLKLNVVLNEVNSDFVTNDMGQINYAEGRNMESLFPEHMDDHQDCHMQEGLNDAIDKFYNMDFEDIWQNENENHLSKQGSKNENASALQLRQSVSRGSTLGNANMENVAKFVDVSKIKKILCDIVKPAGKDASDAQGRAQRNDQIVPYVEEKTTTFKDIINETKSKMNPAEVNGTSIHMLFVCLLYTCNDQELLLEKIPNEDNFYVRYGLPVEYHVKPDDLLMLEN, from the exons atggaggaggcGAATGAGGAAGGGGTGGATGAAGACATGGCTGCTACGCAAACGAGTGGAAAATCTCCCCTTATGGTGCGAAGTAGCAGCAACCACGACAATGATTGCAGTGACGCAATGGTGAAgtgctacaaaaaaaaattgtttctcCATTCTGACGTATTGAGGGATATCCTGTTCGGTGCGGGAAATGAAGACTTTAACAGTCTGAGCATTTGCCCCGAGTTGGATTATTTTAAGGCAGAAATAA ATGGAAGGATGCTGAACAGCAGTGTAAACAACAACAGTATGCACTTCAATGATTACAAAATAGAAGATTTGAACATAGAAAATGTGATGCAAGAATCGCTAGCATTTGACAATATGAATTTAAACGATTCTGtaggaaataatttaaattattcccAAAgcattttatcatttcatCAAGGAAGTAACACAATGACGGGCCTCCCCTTACCAGAACTCATGAAGagtgaaaataaagattTCAGTCTAATGAATTCCCTAGGGGGGAATTTCCCCATGAGTACACAAAAtactttgttttttaaaaaccagGGAGGAAGTCCCACGAGAAAAGGTCTAATATCAACCATTCCAGATGAAGACACTCTCTGGAATCGCAATGTGATGACTTTCGAAAACAGACTTAATGCGATAGACGTaaataacaaatttaattatcattattatgTTCCTAGTAAGCTAATGGCCCATGGGAATTTTAGGAACCTAATGGATATAGCTAAAGGGACTCATAAGAATAAGCACATGGTACTACACTCCGTAGTacagaaaaaagtaaaggcTTCCTTCGATGTGTCACTTATcgattttgaaaatttgtataaagaaataaatgacGTAGAATTATCTACGTACGATTTatggaagaaggaaaaaaagaagtatgTATCGaatgcccttttttccatcGATCAAACTTCCTACATATTTGAAACGAAGGATAACTGCATTAATTGCGTCAACACGGTTACGGATAGAATTATGAAATTTTCCAAAGCGCCAATGATCGCACCCAGTGACTACAGTGGCGACCTTAAATTGAATGTCGTTCTGAACGAAGTGAACTCCGATTTTGTGACAAATGACATGGGCCAAATAAACTACGCAGAAGGCAGAAATATGGAAAGCTTGTTTCCAGAGCATATGGACGACCATCAGGATTGTCATATGCAGGAAGGGCTAAATGATGCCATCGATAAATTCTATAACATGGATTTTGAGGATATATGGCagaacgaaaatgaaaatcatTTATCCAAGCAGGGCAGCAAGAATGAGAATGCGTCTGCTTTGCAGCTCCGCCAGAGTGTTTCGCGCGGAAGCACACTTGGAAATGCGAACATGGAAAATGTAGCAAAATTTGTGGATGTCtcgaaaataaagaaaattttgtgcGACATTGTGAAGCCCGCGGGGAAAGACGCGAGTGACGCGCAGGGTCGAGCGCAGCGGAACGACCAG ATTGTGCCCTACGTTGAGGAAAAGACGACAACTTTTAAGGACATTATCAACGAG ACCAAATCAAAGATGAACCCAGCAGAGGTGAACGGCACATCCATCCATATGCTCTTCGTGTGCTTGCTGTACACGTGCAACGACCAAG AATTACTTCTGGAGAAGATACCAAATGAGGACAACTTCTACGTCCGCTACGGGTTGCCCGTGGAATACCACGTTAAGCCCGACGACTTGCTGATGCTTGAAAATTGA
- a CDS encoding GINS complex subunit Psf3 (putative), translating into MENEIVLSEKVEELKNLIYVDDTPFNHLDFMVPCIPCCVLPGMSFLNTRAQEEHKNGYRKDEINETDELLVEYFYAKRLYRSNLVKIKFPECYEMAGALLSDATAASVGNLTHLYFELGTELCHMLPENEWPVEKLEELLLIAEMRRRVYLMKHNDQVDQTYLEGMTFMERKMFNSFSKGTDIDKQKATSNRNIFNFFEFDL; encoded by the exons atggaaaatgaaattgtTTTGAGCGAAAAAGTAGAAgaactaaaaaatttgatatacGTGGATGACACACCTTTCAATCATCTAGACTTTATG GTACCATGCATCCCCTGCTGTGTCTTACCCGGCATGTCCTTCCTAAACACGCGGGCCCAGGAGGAACACAAAAACGGATATAGAAAAGATGAa ATCAACGAGACTGATGAGCTACTAGTGGAATATTTTTACGCAAAGAGGCTATACAGAAGCAActtagtaaaaataaaattccccGAATGTTACGAAATGGCTGGAGCTCTTTTATCAGATGCAACCGCAGCATCAGTCGGAAATTTGACCCATCTCTATTTTGAATTAGGAACCGAGTTATGCCACAT GCTGCCCGAAAACGAATGGCCAGTGGAGAAGCTGGAAGAGCTCCTGCTGATCGCGGAAATGCGCAGAAGGGTTTATCTAATGAAACATAATGACCAGGTGGACCAAACATACTTGGAAGGAATGACGTTCATGGAGAGGAAAA TGTTCAACTCATTCTCAAAGGGAACCGATATAGACAAGCAAAAGGCGACATCGAAcaggaatatttttaacttttttgaaTTCGATTTATGA
- a CDS encoding hypothetical protein (putative) — protein MDPENEVVKLLLRVGQKINKGAEQLKPFIKIIVEDNWLDSLESLKNLGEDEWNKLKIPIRLLDEIKKELGISKENDKSTEHCDKDLPNHIGKIGPSEKRPPRELGHQNGDEKSNLNSLNKQHSLSNLHKKLKKGVMDECANSHQALREDCELKNQSTRRISTSGCTNVDDKNVDKRKGGTGRSIKVAENGEGIKSSFIKYDKDKLEKMIESNVTEIPKEDIFYLSYDDENYPCRSYSEEKISTIKCINEAEKLKKINMDDLKSIIPILCKIVKNILINPNAINTRILKSTNDIMKKKILIHREARNFLLSIGFVEVHVFYVMERVDTLLLLCIYESLQHIAKDSIKIDSPPKAAFDPFKSNIVCVDTLKKGKIKSDEEIDKLLREKKEQMEKLMNQAVDLNPKIYRFQSNAPKGGSYNSSDSEKEEQSEDLAFLIPNIRNMYKEQTFKSKTKLELEKMSTRKVYSKAVLKILFPDSYVLEMSFSAGTSIHEVNENIKKFLNPSVAPKKWFIYETPGICKFDPQKRLSDCNLIPSALLRFKVDPAQEGEAHNSFLSDDAIAKYFVKS, from the exons ATGGACCCAGAAAACGAAGTTGTAAAATTGCTGCTACGCGTGGGGCAGAAAATCAACAAGGGTGCGGAGCAGCTGAAGCCATTTATCAAAATCATCGTGGAAGATAATTGGCTTGATTCCCTGGAGAGTTTGAAGAATCTAGGGGAAGATGAATGGAATAAGCTAAAAATACCCATACGGTTACTCGACGAAATTAAGAAAGAGTTGGGAATTAGTaaggaaaatgataaaagTACAGAACATTGTGATAAAGATCTGCCAAACCACATAGGCAAAATTGGACCGAGTGAAAAGAGGCCTCCGAGGGAGTTAGGACATCAAAATGGTGACGAAAAATCCAACTTGAACAGTTTAAATAAGCAACATAGTTTAAGTAATTTGCATAAAAAGCTGAAGAAAGGTGTCATGGACGAATGTGCGAATAGCCACCAAGCACTTCGAGAAGATTGTGAACTGAAGAACCAAAGCACCAGAAGAATTAGTACATCAGGTTGCACCAATGtggatgataaaaatgtggataaaAGGAAAGGCGGAACAGGTAGAAGTATAAAGGTGGcagaaaatggggaaggaataaaaagttcatttataaaatatgataagGACAAACTAGAGAAAATGATTGAAAGTAATGTTACAGAGATTCCCAAGGAGGACATTTTTTACCTATCCTATGATGACGAAAATTACCCCTGCCGTAGCTATtcggaggaaaaaatcagTACAATTAAATGCATTAACGAAGCGGagaaactgaaaaaaattaacatggatgatttaaaaagtatcattccaattttgtgtaaaattgtaaaaaatattttaataaatccAAATGCTATAAATACAAGAATTTTGAAGTCTACCAAtgatataatgaaaaaaaaaatattgatacaTCGAGAGGCCAGgaattttttactctccaTAGGCTTTGTCGAAGTGCACGTATTTTACGTGATGGAGAGAGTAGACACTTTGTTGTTACTATGCATTTATGAGAGTTTGCAACATATCGCCAAGGATTCCATAAAAATTGATAGTCCTCCCAAGGCTGCCTTTGACCCCTTTAAATCGAACATTGTCTGTGTGGATACCCTAAAGaagggcaaaataaaaagcgatGAAGAAATAGACAAGCTGCTACgcgagaagaaggagcaaaTGGAGAAACTAATGAACCAGGCCGTCGACTTGAATCCAAAAATATACCGCTTTCAGTCGAATGCGCCAAAAGGTGGAAGCTATAATTCGTCAGATtcggaaaaggaagagcaaTCAGAAGATTTAGCATTTCTTATCCCCAATATTAGAAATATGTACAAAGAACAGACCTTCAAGTCGAAGACCAAACTGGAGTTGGAGAAAATGTCCACCAGAAAGGTTTATTCAAAGGCGgttttgaaaatattgttCCCTGATTCTTATGTCCTTGAAATGTCCTTTTCGGCTGGGACCTCAATACATGAGgtgaatgaaaatataaaaaag TTCCTCAACCCGTCTGTGGCGCCCAAGAAATGGTTCATCTATGAAACTCCGGGGATATGTAAATTTGACCCGCAGAAAAGGCTGTCCGATTGCAACCTGATTCCATCTGCCCTGTTGAGATTTAAAGTAGATCCTGCGCAAGAAGGCGAAGCTCACAATTCGTTCTTATCTGATGATGCCATTGCCAAGTATTTTGTCAAATCGTGA
- a CDS encoding hypothetical protein (putative), with product MNNDSGVSPNNLMRKMSKYKGSLLTVLISSTIGWNLNRLYRQNELSMHGVRNNHDIIVVRQVNISDKKNPNNHLHSENNTTTSTKGNPQSAILNEKELLNLVQHFNDINKKHKGFCETSIFKNSTFSNTNNEHNGEDSFNTYLIIDKWKTKNEFEKSKKEFEILFAQKNHIYDKKMEDIYLNYEMYNNNYETTSAQNIFQKLYYFIFD from the exons ATGAATAACGACTCCGGCGTTTC ACCGAATAACCTCATGcgcaaaatgagcaaatatAAAGGATCCCTACTTACAGTACTGATAAGCAGCACAATTGGGTGGAACTTGAACAGGCTATATCGGCAAAACGAATTGAGTATGCATGGGGTTAGGAATAACCATGACATAATCGTAGTTAGACAAGTAAACATTTCTGATAAGAAGAACCCGAACAACCACCTCCACAGCGAAAACAACACAACCACAAGCACCAAGGGGAACCCCCAGTCAGCCATTTTAAACGAAAAGGAGCTACTAAATTTGGTGCAGCATTTTAACGATATCAATAAAAAACACAAGGGATTTTGCGAAACTAGCATCTTTAAAAATTCCACCTTCTCAAACACAAATAACGAACATAACGGTGAGGACAGCTTTAACACATACTTGATAATagacaaatggaaaacaaaaaacgaatttgaaaaGTCCAAAAAGGAATTCGAAATTTTGTTTGCACAGAAAAATcacatatatgataaaaaaatggaggataTTTATCTGAActatgaaatgtataataataattacgaAACTACCTCggcacaaaatatttttcagaaattgtactactttatttttgattAG